TAGCACTACTAACACTTTGATCGAGCCTCTTTTGTCAGTGGAATGAAGAACCGCTGATATTTTTACTGGTTTTGGGGTTTCACCCAAAGAGCCTCCCTTTGTTTCCCTTTTCAGAACAATTACGAACGGATACTACGACACTATTTCAGGCCCTCTGTCTGTGTCCTGCCACTTTTAACACTAATAATGTGCCAATGCATGCATTAGCTTATTAGCTAACCCCTCTCTTTTCATCATCATCGTCAACTTCTTCTTTATTCATACAtaccctttttcttcttcttaatttcttttcttgctttttttttttgtgtgtgtgtgtctcAGTTATCCCTTTCTCGTCTCTTTTTAAATTTCCGCTGCCATGCATGCATGAATGTTCTGCTACCTACTACTACAGTATTAGCTCCCATTACTGTTAAGCCTGTGATTAATGGTCAAAATTAAAGATACTGTTTCTTTATATAAAGAGTAAAATTCCCAAAAATTTCGAGGATTAATTATAGACGTGCATATGAAGATCCGGTCATGTACAACATCCCTTGATTGCTTTCCATCCTCGTATTCCTATTTTTAGCTATGTGAATCTCAAAATAGGATTTGATCTTATCTCTCTTGATTTGAGCTCTCCGATTACTTGCAGGAAAAACTCCTTCAATGTTGTACTTTAGAGCATCATTAATGAGAATCCCAAGCCCCACTTTGGAGCATTCCACTTTAATGCCCTGTAGCCGAAACTCTTAGAAAAAAAATAGGACTCCCCCCCTCCAAAGGTGGATCTTAAGTCCCAACCTTTTTTTTAAAgagttgtttttttttcttttccataaACTATACTACCTCGTGGTAGCTATTGATTTCTTAAATGGAATCGTGAGACTATCTATTCCAAGAGAAGAGAGAGTACTTTcctcaaaaaaaagaaaaaaagaaaaaaagagagagcaCTCACACTTGGCCACTTTAATTGTGGCGAGGTTCCTGACAGAGAAGCCTCAATCAAGACAAGTagcttaattattattattattatttgttaaaGATAATTAACATCAGTAAAGCCATACAAGAGAAATCTAAAATGGGTAGGATATCCAAAATGATTTCGACAGTGAATACGGCGACGTTCTCGGCGATGACGATGAAAGCGAGATTCATCAGCATAGCGCCCCCAACATATTGAGAATGGAAGAAAAATGATGTGCTTCCGACGAGGGGATGAGGATATAAGGGCACTGGGCTGAGCTTGAGGCTCCAACTATTATAGATGGGCCAACTTCAAGCCCGAAATCAGAGGCTACGCTACTGATTATTCTAAATTTAAAgcaaaaatacatatttttttttttattgaaatttgtaTAACTTGAATATGAATATTACATTTATTCATCCTTAAAAATTAACAactgaaattattaattagaaaattttattaatggttACTGCAACTTCAAGAGAccataaaaaaacaaataatataaaaaattttaaaaaatccagTCAAATATGGCATAATGGTTATTGAGAGACAGTATTCCAAAGCCCATGTGGATCCAAATGGCTTCAAAAAATCTCAACCTCCgcagaaaaatataaaactatgatggaaaaattaaattaatggacCCAATGGGACATGTGGGGAAGAGAtggttatttaattaaaatggtttttcaattgatttaattaaaatttcaatcggTTATGCAAGTTGGCTCTCAAGTCAATTATATAGAAAATTATTATCTGTATTTAAGTATTTATACATAAAatccaaaaaatatatatttataaataaaatttaccacaatttttttcataattttttattaaaaaaatatataaattttttcgctttataattaataaagaaatattTAGATTCtgtcaaaaattttaatcaatattgTTTAGTAAAGAAAgaataagataaaaaataagttaaaatatgaaaaattttattaaaattttttaaaaataaaaaaggtgaGTTTCTAATAATTAAAGAtagattatttataataaaaataaaattttaatatgtaaaattatgaaaatatttaaaaaaattaattaaaatataaaattgacttTTAAacgataaaattttcatattaaacttTGTGATTAGACTTGTAATTTTCgtcacacttttaaaatttgtgtattttaaattttttttaaaaaaaaattattattggttCTCCATAAAACATCAATGATAAAAGTTAAAATCGATTTAAATCTATCGtaaaatttaagattaattatttCGTGAAAATAATATTTCTCATACAATTTTTATGACAAATTGCACATAAAATAAGAAGTGTTTGTTAAATATCAAATTGTATTAGACAACGAAACATTGGGagaaaattcaagaaaagatCAGAATCCAAatatttaaaggaaaaataagacTTGAgatcatatatttaattaaatcctATGAAAATGTCAATGATCTTATATTTGTTGCAGTGAGTTGAATGATGGTAGAGTATGATTAATGATTCGATCTGAAATTTCCAGGTTTGactgaaaatattaattaattgtgtGGGTTTGACATTTTCTGCTATATATCAAAGTCAGTTGTTTGATAAATGTGTCTGGTTGCATGTTAGAGTATATGGTTTAATTACAATCCACGTACGTACCATATTATTTGATTGTGATTTAAATGCAATGCAGACATGTACGATGCAAATATGTGAAAAatctttctattttaaaattcggtgaaaaatatttattaaaaaaatatttataatattttataaaatttaatacacttaaaattagaaaattattaattttaaaaaaaaatctttaaaaaaaataagtaattttttaaaatttttaaaattctattaatattaGTTTATATCAATGATCACCGAATTTTCTATACGAGTAAGGTAAGACCTTAAAAAATTCAGTAATGAAAAGTAGTTCGGACGGGTCACACGCAGATCCATTTAAAAAAGGTCTAGTTTGGTGGCATAACAAAAGATAGAGGAGTAGGTTCAGTCACCTCGCTGCCCTGTTTGCATGCGTGtcgaaaaaattaaatggttgtCTGACGTGAAAAAGATTCTGACACATCTATACGTATAGATCTGAGTGACAGAAACAGGTGGCACTGTAACAGAGATGCGATTAGACATTACtaacagataaaagaaaaataaatagaacgAGAGAAACgtcttttttttcaaataaatttacacactataaattctatttttttaatttcaaaatatcatatataaatttattattatatttttacaaattataactgaaaaaatgttttttatttttcgcAAGTAAATGGATCTTATATTGTTTCTTTTATGGAGTTTACACTTTTCGGTGTTGCTCCTTTATACTTCTTTGATAGTTGCTGTATTTTTATGTGTTCTATAAGATTGTGGAGAAAAAGCTTATATAGATCTGATCTACTTCTCCCTCTATCTGGATTTGATGTTAGTTAGATTAGGAAATTATGAGTGAGACATCAAAGAGCCCTACCACATTCATATATATCACTAATGTTTGATGCAACTTCTTCaactcttaaaaaaaaaaacatttatgaTCAAAGATGGCTTTCCTTCCCCTGGTTAGAGACACCAATCTCCATCCCATGTAAGTGTAGTGAGTTCCCTTCCATTATAGGATCTCACATGGTTTAAGGCAGCCCAAAAAGTGTGTCAACATGCAATAAAGCATCACGCACTTCCTTATTTAGATAATGGATAACTCATTATCATAATCCAATTACCCTAACCTcccttcaaaaagaaaaaaaaaaaaaaaaaacctagttTCCTTCTCCTTGCTCTCACATGAGCATGAATTTGTCCACTTAAGAGATATTTAGGAAACATGAAACAAGTACATGAACACAACAAATTGacagttaattatatatatttttttcctttaaatttgTTGCACCTAATTTTTTCAGCTTTTTTTGTTGTCTTCTAATATACAATTCACCTTTTGCAACTTGCAGCTAAACACCACCTGCCTCTCTCTCCTCCATCTAAAACCCATTTTACAAAAtgccaaaaacaaaaaaagaattaCAAGATGTTACAAAGCTCCAATTATCCTCTGTTTCTTAATACACTCTAACGATGACAGCTCCACTTCCCTTATTGATCTCTTCCCGTTACACCCGCCAGCGCCTTCTGCGCCACCGCTATTGTTTTCAGCTAATTTAAAAATGTTGACCCCAAACAATCTCACCATCTGAACCGGTTTCACTGAGCAGACCACCGGGTTCGGCCCGGTTTTTACTTTCCAATCTATATAAAGTTGTTTATCCGGTCCGGTCGACCTCTGAAAGCTGACAATGTCTCCGGCTTTCAAGTTCTTCTCCTTCACGAACCGGCTCCATCCTTTTGTCAATACGTAGCTCTGGCTACTGTTCCAATAAGAGTAGCGAAATCTCCACACTTTGCCTGTAATATCCTCGAAATTTAACAGCACCCCTTTTGTGCTATTGCTAACGTTCTGTAAAGGGAAGTATTTTTCCGCGTGTTGTTTGGGGATAACCAGGCGGTTCAGTTTCCCAACGTCGCTCGGTGTCACCGCTTTCTCGAAAAGCTGTTCACGTTCTTTCAGAACGCGGCCCGACCCAGATAGAGCAGCATTATTGGCACCTGGGTTTCGATGCTGCTTCCCTTGTCCATCAATCAGGTAGTTTCGTTTGCTTTGTTCCAGTTCATCTTTGTACGTGTGTTTCCTGAGCATGTCAACGATTTCAGCTTTGGAACGGGAGTTCAAGAATGCGGTTTCAATATCATCGTCCTCGTTTTCTTCACCTTGAGGCTTGAAATTAGTGATAGCATCGCGGCCACGGAACCTCTGGGCAGCGATGTCATAAGCTTTGGCAGCCTCGTCTTCCTCATTGAAGGTACCAAGCCATACACGCTGATGCTTCTCGTAAATCTGAGCGCCCCAACGGCCGTTAGGTTGGGGAACAACCCCTTTATATTTAGAAGAGGGGAGTTTACGGGACTCAGCTTCGACGCCAAATTCGGAGTCGAGAATAACGCTAGAGCCGCTACCCACACGGCAAAGAGGAGACTCAGGAGATTTAGTTGGAGGAGGAAAGTGAGAGACGGCGGACGTAGGAGAAATGGATACGGATATGGAGTCACTAGTGGCAGTACTCTCATCTATGCAGCTTCCGTCCATATTTTGATCTGCTTTTCTCTTCTCGTAGCTGCTGCAGTTGTTGATGTAATAACTtgtaaaaggagaagaagagaatgaGGTGTTTTTGTTGACTAGTATGGTACAAGAAAGAGGCACGAATTGGGTTGTGTTTCAGCAAGCGtagactatatatatatagagagagagatacAGATAGGTAGAAGGTAGACAGATAGGAGAAGTAGGCCAAATTCATGaagaaatatataattaaaaaaatataaatataaacatacagaaaGGGTATGTGGTATTTTGTTGGGTATTGAGCCAaagaaatagtaaaaataatatatgtgaAAGGTGGGAAGATATGGGGATGTGGGGGTGGTGGGTCAACTCATAGAGAAGACGAGGGATGGTAAGAAAGTAAGCAGGAAGATTCATGGAGTGAGAGAGGGGGGTCATAGTATGCGTGAGTTGTGGGCAGTGTATGTGAAGTGGGACCCATTAACCAAAACAAGTTGATGGGGTTCACATGACAGTGGACCGTGTTTTAGTTAAGTTCATCCCCCCTGAGCTTTGCTGCTACTGCTGACCTCTACCATGTCCTCATCTTTTCTCAATTACTCTCTTTTACGTTTGTCACAACGCAACCCCAACTCAACTGTTTGTGtacattttaataatatatatatatatatcatcttcatcttcaaaATCTACTCTCTATTATTTGCAGTTGCTTTTATTGCTCCAGATAGAATCCAGATAAACGTTGAGAGATATACAGGGTAGGTGTTTTACTTCCCACAAGGTATGGGCAGTGGGCCCTCTATTAAGGAAGGGGATTTAATTAGAGGGCTGGCTTGGTTTGCGGTTGAAAAACAATATAACTTTTTCAAATAATTGATTTAGCACTCtacattttattaattgaaaaatataataaacatattttaattaataaaataaaaaaagtatagGGTAATAATTTATTCTCTATGGTTAATTCATTTCAATACTAACCTTAAAAATCATGATTTCATTAATTTGAGCAACCAGCATTTGACATTTTGTGTCCTCCTTTCAAGTGGGTATTCCCATTCCATCTTTTGTCCTGTTTTTTACCTCTCGAGAATCTAATCGTTCATGCACCCAACCCATCCCTAATAGTAACGCTTGCCCATGTTTTAATCTACACCGTCGGATCAAAATCCAAGGTTGTTGGGATTGGTTTCTCTACATATCTTTTTGTTAGACCTAGATCTCTAATTAATTTCTCTTAGTAGTTTATTTTGTGGGCAGGGGAATCTATTTAGCATTTTCTTCCCCCTTgcacaaatttaaaaaaaaataaattctagtGATATTATAAAAGTATGTGAATTTGTACGGATGAGTCCTGGGTCTTTGAAGGGACCCACATGCCACGTTGTTTTAAACAACCGGGCGTCCTCAAACCGTAGTTTAGCCTGCAATTTGCATTGGCCTGTGGGTTTTTGGTTTCTTTGCTTAAATACGTGGGTCCCTTTCAGAGATTCCACGTTCCcaccttctttttttcttttctttaattatttaaataataataataataatcaaattttaattgtGAAACTAAACTGTACTTTGTTAATTACATTATTAGTTgcttattttgaaaataaaaaatacagtaGATGTACGGTGTTTATGTATACGGATAAGCTGTCTTCCTGTTACATTGTCTATCCTTGCAAGTGGGAACATGTGaccttttatgttttttatacgacttaaataaatagaaattgaGCATCATTGCCATAATACAACATTAGGTACGACAatagatttaatatttttatgatctcattcaattaaattttcttaaaaataaatttatgatgaTTTTTGCTAATATCAGCTATCATTTCTTCCATtagttattgttattattattattatttacgttAGATCAAATTCAATGCATTGATCCAATAAATGGTAATGCTAAGGTGTCTTGGATCCATAATTGCCCAAACAATGACATGATTCCTTGTAAAATTTCAAAGACAAATGAATTTGGCCTTGCTGGATAAATATAAAACAAACAAAATAGTAACAAGGTTCATTAATTTGCATGATTGATTGTGATATACCCACATGCCTTGGTGATGCAATTTCAATGAAACTCTGCCATCACTGACTAGTTGTCGCTTagccaaaatttaaaaaaaaaaaaaaaaaacctcccATTCTTTGTATGGTAAtggtattttaatttaatttaattttattttatatttaaaattaatattgtaaATGTAATAACGatagaaaatttaatataattctagAAAAAACAAGTGGCTAATCAAATCATACGTGAAACTAAGCCCCATCAATAATGTAATTATATGTGAAGTTATGTTCATGGGTGATTGTTCGATTCGTGCATCATGTTTTTATCGCTTAGGTTATATGTTGGCCGCCATACTTGTCCCTTTCATTGGGATAAGCCACCATCAATTACAaacaatattaatattaattaattaattgacatTTGAAACTTACTCAAGTCACACTTTTCACTATTTCCACTAAACAGactttaatcaattttaaaataataagaaaaatattgctttattaattatatatgcgTCACATCCTTATCCTAAAACACCCAAATAAAATTtgttgatatatatttttaataacataATAATTATGAAGCGAATTAAggaaagtaattaattaattaaaatttaaatgtaccCCGGAAATTCTAATTTGACGAGTTAGTGGCGTGTACCTCCTgaaaagcaaaagcaaaagcaTGTGTTTATCCTTTCCCGTTAATTCTCActacatataaataataataataaaaggcaATATAAGAGATAGATGTGGGTGATGGTGGCTGATTTTTTTCCCACTCTCTAGGGCATTCAGTTGGAGATGACTTAACATGTGACTTAAAGATTGGGTTATACCACGTCACACCGACCGACGCAATGCCATGTCACATttaacataattatttttttaaaaaagaagatGAAAGGTAATACACGCTTGTGAGTTGTGACGAAATGGGAATCTTTACTTGGTTTgagatttttataataaaaataaaatattattaataattattattataagataggCTTATAATTCAGATCTTATAAGCAAAAGTGtgacaaattaaaataataatgatgCTTCACTTTTGTATCCCTTTAAGAAGATATGTTTCTGGTATTTTTGTGACCCTACCCATTCAAAGTCATCAACTTTTTAAGTtcaagtttaatttaattaattaatttaattctgcatcttttttttttgtgcttaattaaattttatagataATGATAAATGGCAAattgaaagagaagaaaatgaaTATTAAAATGGGATAGTGGGgaaggttaaaaaaaaaaaaaagtagtaaTTAAGGATGGAGCTACAGAAGGAGGCGTGTGCTTTAAATACAAGAGGATAAGATAAAGTTTAAGGCAAAAGCCAAACAAGATGAGTTGATGTATACGTGTTTGATATACATTTCCACATTTGCATAGAGCAGCCTCGGCCTCTGCCTGGTGGCTATCTCAATCAGCTGGTCCCCCACAACGCTAATTCTCCATACAACTTACTTCTTATTATTATTGGAGATTTGATAACTTAATAATCTATCGATATGTATCGATCTGTCTGATTTATCGATCTATCTAAAATGCATAAATTATACAAaagacattaaaaaaaatcattgtcATCTCATGTAGCTAAAGGCTAAAAGTGAATATGTGATGGGTATTTATTTAGAAGTGTGGAAGTTTCCGGTATGTCAACAACACGCATAATTCCCCCCTAGGCtattttttgtttgtttctttTATCTTCCATCTGGTTTCTTCCAACGTTCACACGCAATCAAATGTCtacagtttaattttattttaatataattttttttctaaatcttTATTAAAACGAAAATCCctaataatttcaaattattgaaaaatcaaACCAGAAAACGAGTGATGTAATGAGTTTTCTCGAGTCTTGACTGTTTCTCCATGTTCTGTCGACGGCGTTAGTGACCCTTCCTTTTCGGTCAAACCACGTGACTCAACTTTACTAgtacttattttattatacccTTAATATAATACTGAAAATTTATAGAATTCtaatctaattaatatttttttctcaattctatttcaaaaatatgataaataaattttaacgtTACAGATTTAgcatttacacattttttaaaaaataaattaataaaaattgtaaaattcTATAAATAACTAGTAAATATAGCAATTATTAAtaatgaagaaaagaaaaaaaaatcaggtAGATAATAAGAACAAGAAAAAGCACCTAACCTTTTCTTTGATGGATTTggtcaaataaaaattagaaaaaaaaaaacaaaagaagaagaattttTCAAAGACagctttaatttaattatttaaaatttaatttttatattattttagaaatttaaactttttagttttaaaatttattatgataatattCTTTTAAGTAAAACCAAACAACAActagtttaaaataaataaataaattaaaaaaaaaagagtaaatatATAGTAGCAGCTAAGCTAAGATAGGCTGGAAAGGAGAAGCAGTCCACAACATGTAACTACAAGCAGCAGTTGCTTTTGTTGACCAATGACCATATTGATATTACAAAACAAAACCATCCATAAATGGGACCCACCATCTCCTGCTTCCCACATAACTCTTCCTATTGGGTTCAGATGTGGTCTCCGTCAGATACCCATCTCAACTCCCTTAATTATCAAACTATTTTTCCCTTactatttacttttattatttatttaaaatgtaaaacataattaattaattaattaataaatattaaaaataatgccTCACGAATCAAACCCAAAAAGGCAATTATTGGTCATTGGCAACTTGTGTGATGGCTTtacttataaaataatattaaaagagaAACAGATTACCGTTGTCAAGGAGAATAATAAATCACATGCATAAATTGTAGTAGTGGCTGTGAAGGTAAAGCTAATTACGCAATTTCCAACTCAAAATGGGTCCCATTCCCATTCCCATTCCCATTCCACTAGAAAATTTCAACTAAACCATGGATTAAGTTGCCGACATGGCACGCATCAACTATCCATATATATTACAAGTGtcataaattcttttttttaattattaaataaataaaaacaattacACCACTTGAGTGATGTTGTTGGCTACCAATACCATTAGCATTAGCATTAGCATTAGCGAAGACTTACTATTTctatcctttttatttttattcttctgTTGTAGATAAGCATTTTATTTATGTCCAATGGTAGATTGCCACATCCCCATATTAGCCTTATTtcacttaattaatttttcttttacattAAATTTAAGGAAAAAATGGTTGATTGATGGAGAGGTCAACCGAGTCAATGGATTAGCCCATAAATTTGttaaagaatatttttaaacttataaaattaaaaagcgtttaaagaaaaataagattttaattaaaagaaaagtcaAGAAATGCGGCGTGGACTGGCTTATAATGGTTTTTTAACTCAAACATGAGTGGAGTGGAGTGAAGAGGCATGTGAGGATCTTGGTAGTAACCAGTGGGGGCCGTGACTGACTGTGGGATTAACCTATTCTATTTAAATGGaagaaattgattaaattaaattaatttaaaattttgatttaattttttatttaatttaatttaatttttaattttaaaaattttaattatttgaatttgattaattttaattaaaaaaaattaaaaaaatcaaatccaataataataatatattatttttaataatacagatatattaaattatattaatattaaaatattaaaattaaattttaaaatattaaaaataaaatttaaaaaatgaaaaatttattaaaaatcgaaatcaaatcaaattggttcgatttaatttgatttttaatcaaaatcaatttgatttttaaaaatattcaaattttaatttttaatttattctttgatttaattttaaatcgaaccgaccgaatgttcCCTCTTACTCATCagttaatttattcattttttttattaatttaatattaggaGACGggtgaaatatttttatattaaaataaattaaatattatatataaatttatattagggTAAAAATCCAATGGTTTGAAAGCTGAGGTGGATTTGCTTAACCAAGAAAAGAGTAAACAACATAAGCACAAGTTTGCAAAGTAATTAAGCATTAATGATAATTAAAGTTTAATATCAACTTCTTGTTGAAGTCACAGTCAAAGCTTAACATTCAAAATCACACTCTCATACTCAAAATATTTCTTTAAATGTGAAATCAGAGTAAAGTCTaggtaaattttcaatttaataaatgACCAACAAACATCATAACTAAGACCCATTAATTAGCCAGATGATTAAAacaattgcaaaaaaaaaattaaaaaaattccaaCTTAATTTTGATGACAACTGTTGACCTTCATATTAGtctgaaaatattaatttaataaataggaGAATTGCATtacaaatttcttaattttaatttaaactattaaaaaaataataataaatacaataaaattcaaAGTGAATTAGGGATTTTTGACATTTTTAGTCATATGAGATGTGAAACCATAGAAATCTTCAGCAGAGATGAATTTAATGACCACTGGAGCTTTTAAATAATGTGGGTTACAGTTAGCTTTGCAGCAGTTGTCAACTATAGTGATTTCAACCCAAATACATGACTATGATCAATTTAGAGTAATTTCAAAATTGACTTTAATTGTTGTTATTGATTCAAATTACAAGTGTTAGGCAATTTTGAACTAATTTTAGCATTTATTGctcagaacaaaaaaaaaaaagaaaagaagaaaagaaaaggaaagtagGAGGTTGGGAATAATAAAAATGTTTAGAAAGCTACTTAGTACAACAAGGgaattgaattgatttgagAATTATGAGAAAGTAGGAGCTTGGATTATGTTTTTCACAGTGGGAGAACAAAAAACTATCATCAACCATAGTGGTTAAGGGGAAAGAGCACAATTTCCAGAGCGAAAGAACAACTAAAACGAAGCAAACATCCGATTCCAACCGGGTTtcgttagtttttattttatgattgataattaatatcttattatatatattttttaaatggtatcttattatatttatagttagcaaaagaataataatttataaatgtcAAAAAATACTGATGTGAAAatcatatcataaaatatttttttatacaaattaaaccataaattttaatgtaaaaacaaaaaaaaccacatgattttttttttcttttcacttaaacaaaatattaattaataattatatttttattattatgttgatatttTTCGACGATATCTAAAAATTGTCAAAATTAGATAATAATGTAATATCgctatatattattttgatacgAATTAAACCGGTAAGAAAACTATATGTTGCTTTCTACtacttccaaaaaaaaaaaaaccatgaaGAAAAAGCCTTGAAACTTGAACTTATAAACAATGTCCTGAATATTGTTTTAGACAGTAAGAAAAGATTCACTATAAGTAAAGAATAATTGTTTAGTGTTTAGAAATAGTCAGCTACACGTTTAGCATACATCAATAATCAACATGGAACCTTAATGCCAAAATGTGAAGGAAAAAAACAGAAAGAAGGTAAATTCGCAGGGATATATTCATAAAATGCCACAAAATGGGTATATGATATGTCAGGGAGGCTTTTCTTTGTCAGTGAGAATAAAATGTGATACATTGCATTTTCTATAGAATATGAGATTTCTGAAGACCCCATCTCTGTTTCGATTGTCAAAAGATTCCAAATCCATTGTTTCTTGTCTTTGAGAAGCACTGATGCAGCTCACATCCTATCTGTGCATGTTGTATTAAGTCACATTATATGTCCCCTCTCCATGGGACTATGCCCTCTTGGTGCAATGAAGACTATCAAGATTAGTACTATGCTTTCTCAAGAAGACTGTTAATGGGGACCATAAGGTGATGGCAATCCTTTAGCATGTTGGCTCTCCATTTCAAGAAGCATCAAGGACTTCTGCCTCTGATATCTGTTTCTCTTTGCAGCCATTGCTGATCAAAATATAATCACACTAAGATTGCAATTCTATAAATACTTCCACACAATATTGACACATGAATCA
This Manihot esculenta cultivar AM560-2 chromosome 6, M.esculenta_v8, whole genome shotgun sequence DNA region includes the following protein-coding sequences:
- the LOC110618313 gene encoding AP2/ERF and B3 domain-containing transcription repressor RAV2, whose amino-acid sequence is MDGSCIDESTATSDSISVSISPTSAVSHFPPPTKSPESPLCRVGSGSSVILDSEFGVEAESRKLPSSKYKGVVPQPNGRWGAQIYEKHQRVWLGTFNEEDEAAKAYDIAAQRFRGRDAITNFKPQGEENEDDDIETAFLNSRSKAEIVDMLRKHTYKDELEQSKRNYLIDGQGKQHRNPGANNAALSGSGRVLKEREQLFEKAVTPSDVGKLNRLVIPKQHAEKYFPLQNVSNSTKGVLLNFEDITGKVWRFRYSYWNSSQSYVLTKGWSRFVKEKNLKAGDIVSFQRSTGPDKQLYIDWKVKTGPNPVVCSVKPVQMVRLFGVNIFKLAENNSGGAEGAGGCNGKRSIREVELSSLECIKKQRIIGAL